The Listeria sp. PSOL-1 genome includes a region encoding these proteins:
- the phoU gene encoding phosphate signaling complex protein PhoU, whose product MVVRTIFTKQLNDLHQQLLEMGVLVNEAIVKAVKSLSTRDKGLAEQVIAGDKIINNMELTLEQHSFELIALQQPVGADLRKIVTVMKASSDLERIGDHAVSIAKTTNILESSKVLQQVSEIVQMGEIVKNMLHDVLDAYLAENVDFAREIAARDNEVDHLHQVVYQKCIAFMHVEPELLEDTSHLLLVAQHLERIGDYVTNVSEWIVYLKSGEIEELNQ is encoded by the coding sequence ATGGTTGTAAGAACAATTTTTACAAAACAATTGAATGATTTACACCAGCAATTACTTGAGATGGGTGTTCTGGTGAACGAAGCGATTGTGAAGGCAGTAAAATCGCTAAGTACACGCGATAAAGGGTTAGCAGAACAAGTTATTGCTGGAGATAAAATCATTAATAATATGGAATTGACGCTTGAACAGCACTCATTTGAATTAATTGCTTTACAACAGCCAGTAGGAGCCGATTTGCGTAAAATTGTTACCGTTATGAAGGCGAGTTCTGATTTAGAAAGAATTGGAGATCATGCTGTAAGTATTGCTAAAACAACCAATATTTTAGAGAGTAGTAAAGTTTTACAGCAAGTTTCAGAAATTGTCCAGATGGGTGAAATTGTTAAAAACATGCTCCATGATGTCCTTGATGCTTATTTAGCTGAAAATGTGGACTTTGCTCGTGAAATCGCAGCACGCGATAATGAAGTGGATCATCTGCATCAAGTTGTCTATCAAAAATGTATTGCTTTTATGCACGTGGAACCAGAACTGTTAGAAGATACTTCCCATTTGCTGCTAGTGGCTCAGCATTTAGAACGAATCGGAGACTATGTTACCAATGTTTCAGAATGGATTG
- the pstB gene encoding phosphate ABC transporter ATP-binding protein PstB, translated as MKTTTEPLMIETNEVNFFYGDKQALQDISVQITKNQVTALIGPSGCGKSTFLRILNRMNDLIPGVKMTGSFRIAGEEITQLKTDIANLRKKVGMVFQQANSFPFSIYDNVAYGPRIHGISDKKQLDEIVENSLKQAVLWDEVKDRLDLLATGMSGGQQQRLSIARVLAVKPDVILMDEPTSALDPISTAKIEELILRLKEDYTIVIVTHNMQQAARIADKTAFFLNGKVVEFSDTATIFTNPAKKQTEDYISGRFG; from the coding sequence ATGAAGACAACCACAGAACCGTTAATGATTGAAACCAATGAGGTTAACTTTTTTTATGGAGACAAGCAAGCTTTACAAGATATTTCAGTACAAATTACTAAGAATCAAGTGACTGCTTTAATTGGTCCTTCTGGTTGTGGGAAATCAACCTTTTTACGAATATTAAACCGCATGAATGACTTGATTCCTGGTGTGAAAATGACGGGAAGCTTTCGAATTGCAGGAGAAGAAATCACTCAGCTAAAAACAGACATCGCTAATTTGCGTAAAAAAGTAGGGATGGTTTTTCAACAAGCGAATTCTTTTCCTTTTTCGATTTACGATAATGTAGCATATGGGCCGCGCATACATGGCATTTCAGATAAAAAACAGCTAGATGAAATCGTTGAAAATAGTTTGAAACAAGCTGTGTTATGGGATGAAGTAAAAGATCGCTTAGACCTTCTGGCAACCGGAATGTCTGGTGGACAGCAACAGAGACTCTCTATTGCGCGCGTGTTAGCAGTGAAGCCTGATGTTATTTTAATGGATGAACCAACCTCAGCACTTGATCCGATTTCAACAGCAAAAATTGAAGAGCTAATTTTGAGACTAAAAGAGGACTATACGATTGTGATCGTAACACATAATATGCAACAAGCAGCCCGGATTGCTGATAAAACAGCATTTTTCTTAAATGGTAAAGTGGTCGAATTTAGCGATACGGCAACAATTTTCACAAATCCGGCAAAAAAACAAACAGAGGATTATATTTCAGGACGTTTTGGTTAA